Part of the Pedobacter roseus genome is shown below.
AAACCTTCGGCCCTTGCGCGGGTATAACTCACCATCATCGAACCAATCAGGGCGATAAAGGCAAACAAAGAACTTAAAAAGTAATGATGTGCAACCAGGTAATAGCAGATGCCCAAAAACATAATCATTTCGCTGTAGCGATCAAGTACCGAATCGTATAATGCCCCAAATTTCGAACTCATGTTCCCCAAACGGGCCACCTGACCATCGAGCATATCAAATAAACCTGCAAAAAGCACCAATGCTCCTCCCCAGCCAATGTACGACATATCGCCACGGTTTGATTTTTCGGCTCCCAGTACAAAAATGATGGCCACGCCGATATTTAGGATCAGGCCAATAGTGGTTACCATATTGGGCGTTAAACCTATTTTAATCAAGCCCTTTACAAAAGGATTGATTACTTTATATATGCCCTGCTGGAGGCTGTCCCTTAATTTTGTTTCCATTACATATTTTTTAAAAATCAAATTTTACCCTTGCCCTTATTCCCCATTCCGAAACCTCAGGATTGTTGAGGTAATTGAAACGTCTTACCAGATCGACCCTTAATAGTTTAAAGATATTACCTACCCCAACACTGCCTTCCATATAGGGCTTGTTGCCCAATGCATAAGTTCTTTGTGCACCATTTTCATAAACCGGCAATTGATATAAACCAGATTGGAAATTTGGATTATTCTCATTTCTCAAACCGCCATATAATGCTTTAAATGATACCACTTCCCTTAATTTCAAACGTTTGAGCAAAGGCACTTTGTTAAAAAAGAAGCCGTTAAAATTATGGTCGATATTGATGCTCACATAATGATCGCTCACAAACTCAAGGAAATTCATCAGGTTATATGAGTTAAGCTGATAGGCATAAGTTTGGTTGGCACGGTGTATATCCAATAAAGGGAAAGGCACTTTTCCGGCAATATAACTGCCCTCTAAAGTTACGTCGCTATATCCCAACTGTGATAAATAAAAACGCTTATCAATGCTTCCCAATAAGTTATGGTAATTATATTCGCCACCCAAAACACCTTTTAAACCGGCGGTATAACGTAAATTAAATACCGGATAACGATCGGCAATAGGCACACGATATATTTTTCCCTGGTAAAATTTCTCATTCGGGGCGTACCTTAACTGAAGCGAAACTTCGCTGGTAGTTAAGCGATTTACAAACTGATTATTTTCATTTACGTAGCTCAATCCGCCGGCGGGAGTCTGGCTCCATTTTTTAAAACCCAGGTTGTAAGAAAAATGGTTTTCGAACTCTTTTACATAATCCACACGGTAAAAATCGTTGTAAAGCAACATATCGTTTACGCCTCTTTTAAAGGATAGTAAAAAGTTATCTTCCTGCACAAACTGGAGTTCTTGTCCGGGGATTTTGGTATCGCGCTGAAAACTGGCCCGGATATAATTCTGAGGGAATTCGTAAATTGATTTATTGTTCAGCGAATAGGTACCGGAAAGGAAAAATTTCCATTTCTCATCTTTAATGCCATAAGCCAGGTAATTTTCGAAATAATAGCGTTTGCTCAGCTCTGGCGTGGTTCTTCCTCCCACCCGCAGCCTTAAACCTTCCACATTGTTAAAACTGTAAAAAGTATTTACCGGGCCGATTTCATAAGGGCCCAGATTCTGATAACCTGCAAATAAAAGGGTTACGATTTTCATCGTGCGTTTAAAGGAAGGCAGATTTTGCAGCGTATCAATATTACCGTAAATTTTCAGCTGGTTTTTGGAGATGGTATCGAGCCTGTTTTTGTCCCAGAACTGGTCGTTTCTTTTCCCAGCATCGGCCAGTACCACGGTACTTTTTCCCTGAAAAATAGTATCGGGTAAAGCCGTATCGAACTGGTAATTTTTAAAAGTAACCGTACGTTCGCCGGTAAAACCAATACCTTTGGTTTTACCGATACCGAAATCGGCCAGTAAATTACTTTTGCTTAAGCTGTATTTACCTTTATCGTTGGCTTCAAAATCAAGATCGATTTTAAGTGCACGTACAAAATTAAGGTTGATGTTCTTGTTTACACCAAATGAAGCACCGGTAACGGCGTAATGACTATCGTTGGTGACATAAATTTTCCCCTCGAAAAGCATATCACCGGTATTGCGAGGCGTAAAAGACAGTTCTATAATTTCAGGTTTCTGTGTTTTAATGGTATCGGTGATGAAAAACTTATAAAAAGAAGGTGCACCATCGGCAATAGGACTCAAAAACTCGTTACTGATGACCGAGATGTTGTTTTTATAGATATCTATATCCTGGTACATCCGGTCGAAATAAGTCTTCAATCCTTTATTATCGATGTAACGGCTATCAAATTGAACCTGTTTTTCGCCAATTACAATGGTTTTATTCTTTTCTGGGTTTTTACTGAGGTAATTATCGGCCAGTTTCTCCTGAATGTAGATTGGCAACAGGTTTTTTCCACCGATTAAAGTCGAATCCTGTTCCTGAAACAAAAACTGATAATTTCTGAACATTCTTTTATTCTTAAATTTATCCGAAACGTTGCTCAGGCTGAACAGCATCTTCTCATATTGCCTGAAAGATGCGGTATTATAACTCTTGATGCGATTTTCATCTTTATGGGCAATTACCTGACGAATGAGTTCGACCGCAGGATTATCTTTATTGCGGTACCGTACTTTTTTGCCACCCACAATAATCACTTCATCTAAGGCTCTTGCATCAGGCACTAAAGCCACATCAAATTCCTGCGTAGCAGAAGGCATAATATTTTTAAAAACAGTTCGGTAACCCACGTAATTGAAACTGAGTTCGCTCTGAGGGTTAGGCGAAACGATTGTATATTTCCCGTTTACGTCGGTCTGTGTACCAATTTGAGTATCCTTAAAAAAAACGGAGACATTGGGCAGTGTTTCTTTGGTTACGGCATCGCGCACGGTTCCGGAAACCACAGTTCTTTGGGCAAAAGCGTTTACCTGCACCATGAAAACGAGTAACGGAAATAAAAAAAACGAATAGATAGGTTTCATTTAACTTGTAAAAATAAACTGCCTTTGCATGATATAATTGTAGCTGATGCCGGTTAAAACCGAGCTCACTACTTTAGCTAGTACGTAATTGAGATTAAAAAAATGGGTAAAAACATACACACCGGCAGTAACGATGGCCAGGTTGCCCGCCCACACTAAAATATACCTGAATACCTGCCACTTTACCTCCTTCGACTCGCTTTGGAAGACCCATTTACGGTTGACAAAAAAATTAACAACTCCTCCTGAAATGGTCCCGATAATGCTTGCTGCCAGGTACCATAATCCAAAAAAGTTCACAGCAATGATGGTGATACCAAAATCGGTTGCCGAAGCCATTAAGGATGATGCCTGTGCTTTAAGGAAGGTAAGCATGTATCTAAAAAAAATCAAAAACCACTACCAGCTGAAGAAGAATATTCGCGTAAATTCCTGCGAGTACGTCATCGGCCATTACGCCCCAACCGCCTGGAAGTTCTTCCAGTTTTCGGATATAAAAGGGTTTCAGAATATCAAAAAACCTAAAAAGAACAAGCCCAATAAGGGTATATTGCCATTTTAAA
Proteins encoded:
- a CDS encoding DUF5686 and carboxypeptidase-like regulatory domain-containing protein yields the protein MKPIYSFFLFPLLVFMVQVNAFAQRTVVSGTVRDAVTKETLPNVSVFFKDTQIGTQTDVNGKYTIVSPNPQSELSFNYVGYRTVFKNIMPSATQEFDVALVPDARALDEVIIVGGKKVRYRNKDNPAVELIRQVIAHKDENRIKSYNTASFRQYEKMLFSLSNVSDKFKNKRMFRNYQFLFQEQDSTLIGGKNLLPIYIQEKLADNYLSKNPEKNKTIVIGEKQVQFDSRYIDNKGLKTYFDRMYQDIDIYKNNISVISNEFLSPIADGAPSFYKFFITDTIKTQKPEIIELSFTPRNTGDMLFEGKIYVTNDSHYAVTGASFGVNKNINLNFVRALKIDLDFEANDKGKYSLSKSNLLADFGIGKTKGIGFTGERTVTFKNYQFDTALPDTIFQGKSTVVLADAGKRNDQFWDKNRLDTISKNQLKIYGNIDTLQNLPSFKRTMKIVTLLFAGYQNLGPYEIGPVNTFYSFNNVEGLRLRVGGRTTPELSKRYYFENYLAYGIKDEKWKFFLSGTYSLNNKSIYEFPQNYIRASFQRDTKIPGQELQFVQEDNFLLSFKRGVNDMLLYNDFYRVDYVKEFENHFSYNLGFKKWSQTPAGGLSYVNENNQFVNRLTTSEVSLQLRYAPNEKFYQGKIYRVPIADRYPVFNLRYTAGLKGVLGGEYNYHNLLGSIDKRFYLSQLGYSDVTLEGSYIAGKVPFPLLDIHRANQTYAYQLNSYNLMNFLEFVSDHYVSINIDHNFNGFFFNKVPLLKRLKLREVVSFKALYGGLRNENNPNFQSGLYQLPVYENGAQRTYALGNKPYMEGSVGVGNIFKLLRVDLVRRFNYLNNPEVSEWGIRARVKFDF
- a CDS encoding GtrA family protein — protein: MLTFLKAQASSLMASATDFGITIIAVNFFGLWYLAASIIGTISGGVVNFFVNRKWVFQSESKEVKWQVFRYILVWAGNLAIVTAGVYVFTHFFNLNYVLAKVVSSVLTGISYNYIMQRQFIFTS